The following proteins are encoded in a genomic region of Cryptomeria japonica chromosome 11, Sugi_1.0, whole genome shotgun sequence:
- the LOC131068103 gene encoding anthocyanin regulatory R-S protein-like yields MKKEHDCEIPFSLPTMNPPFIFSQRSSFGLGSSVGENPESSVSFPGEMAALSQPLDELSAIIQKYNVMGSGNPFVSMDTSLVRMSGGVTSDSNKKEDGTHPRWNNEEGGGELQSSCRRSHNFSERQRRSDMNRLLEQMHSLLPNPTAKKEKTSILAETISYIESLQQQLANYSGRFADTQLQNHTNTDTVKCESLSSVQEILQRSSSSSDCLRSSSLQYLSSKNKEENLLVNCIGTDIFITINCANKVNLLPSIIFTVESHGIQVVDVFVSATNARAFHFLRVKAAHILNPAARETLHLRLKKLIDH; encoded by the exons ATGAAGAAAGAGCATGATTGTGAAATACCATTTTCATTGCCCACAATGAATCCTCCCTTTATATTCAGTCAGCGTTCATCTTTCGGTTTGGGTTCATCTGTAGGAGAAAACCCTGAAAGCTCTGTCAGTTTTCCCGGTGAAATGGCTGCATTGTCGCAGCCGCTTGATGAACTCAGTGCTATAATTCAGAAATATAATGTCATGGGTTCGGGAAACCCATTTGTATCAATGGATACATCTCTTGTTCGAATGTCCGGAGGAGTGACCTCTGATTCTAACAAAAAGGAAGACGGAACTCATCCTCGCTGGAACAATGAGGAAGGAGGAGGAGAGCTCCAGTCTTCTTGTCGGAGGAGCCACAATTTTTCCGAGAGGCAGCGGCGCAGCGACATGAATCGTTTGTTGGAACAAATGCATTCATTGTTGCCAAATCCCACCGCCAAG AAAGAGAAGACGTCCATTCTAGCAGAGACGATAAGCTACATCGAATCTCTCCAGCAACAGCTGGCCAATTATTCAGGAAGATTTGCAGATACCCAACTGCAAAACCATACAAATACAGATACCGTGAAATGTGAATCTTTGAGCTCCGTGCAAGAAATTCTTCAACGTTCCTCGTCTAGTTCTGATTGTCTTAGATCTTCTTCACTGCAATACTTAAGCAGCAAAAATAAGGAGGAAAACTTGCTAGTGAACTGCATCGGCACAGACATTTTCATTACAATAAACTGTGCGAATAAGGTGAACCTCTTGCCTTCAATTATATTTACGGTGGAGTCACACGGCATACAAGTCGTGGATGTGTTCGTTTCTGCCACAAATGCAAGGGCCTTCCATTTTCTACGTGTGAAG GCTGCCCATATTTTGAATCCTGCAGCCAGAGAAACTTTGCATCTTAGATTAAAGAAACTTATTGATCATTGA